The window tttttaagtgggTTTAGGGATTCACTttcaacttaaataattaagtaaaaatactCTCTAGAAAAAGTTGTAaccatttgttttttattgttgtttatctgaatttaaaataagataaggtttaagacaaaattaaaataagtaacaTAATAAATGTAGTAGGCAATTGTAGGCTTTATCCTATATCTTGAAAAGTTCGGATCATCGAGGTCGTACTGTATTTTTATGGGTTACTCCAGTTTCCAAATAAATGCCACTCATGTTTTGAGATCTCCATCAGTTTTGGAGACTTGGTGTAAACTTTATAAAACTAACAGTTAATTGTACCAGATGCCAACAAAAAAGCTGATTCGTCcattgataatttaaaaataaggaaataaaTGTAGTGTTGAGTGTTGACATCCAATACATTTGTTTAGTATTCTGTTATCACAAATAATATTTGATCTAGTTCTTTGGATGAtatgattaataataattgttatttcTAATCACAGTGAAACAACTcatttaaaaatggaaaatttgaTTCAATTTAACCACATCACCCGTTTCAGTCAATAGCATCTACCTAAAAATCTacgtgaaataaaatttatttaatttaccaCAACGGTGGTTTCAAATCAGCTGAACAAGTCATGACCCGTTTCACGTAGCGTTTTACTCGTAAGTCTTTCAATCTCACTGAGCAACATCTGGGTGTCTGTGTCAATTTCTGAAATAGGTGGACTGGCTTGAATCGAATTCTGGACGTTATCCCACTCTAGAGAATTGGCTGAGGAAACACGCGACCAATCTGAGTCGCTGTTTAATGCTGGAGCTGTGTTTTGAGGACTTGCTTCACTTGGACACTCTGAGAAGTCTTCAGGTAGCGCAGTCCTAAACACCTAGTTAGTTTTTTCGGATTAAAAATTGTGCTACCAACCAGGAACTCCCCGATGGATCATGAATCATTGAAATTGGAATCGTCTCATGTTCCCATTCTAAGTCTAAAGAACTAACAGGTGTTGAAGCTGCTGTTCTTGATAGCAAAGCTCGAGCGTCCAAACATTGGAGTTGAATGTCGCGACTTGTACATGATCTGGCAAAAAATACGTATTAGGATTGTGCAGGAATTTATTTCCTTTGTCTCatggttaaaataaatattcagtATTATTTATCGATAGTTTTGTTAGGGTCACAAAAGAGCGCAGTTGCTTCAAGAgcaatgaatttaaaattgggTAGATTTAAATAACAGTGAgcaatttaaacaaaacaaaaaaaatagacaGACAAGGCATTAAACTCtaactaataaataaactattttttggaGCATTCAAAGACTAATAaatcacacagaaatcagcgtttgctattCAATTCTTAATACTTTATATTGTTCTTTTTTCTCCGTGAATGtgaatttttcacaatttctAAACAATTTCTTATATGAATTAAGGTgtgattaatattattaggGAATGCAGataagtatattttttcatagaTGATTTATTGTCTACGTTTTGCCCCCTTTTTTGGGGTTTCTTTCATTCTTAAGGCAAATATCTGAACAAGTCTTTGTGTGTACGAAAAAACCCTTTGAGAGAAATTACTTCAAGGTACATTTATTCAGagtgaataaataaaaggtttaaaataaacaaataacacattttcgagctcgttttttgaccaaataaCTTTGACCAACTGCCACTCgctattgtttttgtttttgatttacgaaaaaaattattcaaaacggtttattcgtctaaaaaagtattaaaaaaagtcaaagttcaaaaattgttttagattttcgttttaactttttattgaataatcGATTTCAATGAAATTTGCCGTCATATCTACATGTTTTCATACGGCTGCTTGTAAAGGACTCACcaatcaacaatttttattatacaaggtgctcaaaaactggcgcatcAACTCAATGGTACGTTGTTGAAAAGCATGTatagattacgggaaaaatctttaaaaaaatcctaaagtcatatttcaaaaaatctggagctacaaatttagttttttaacttcttcagtttttaacaattaacaattaacaattatttttcaatttcctttcagactttagcagctttttgaattaaaaaaaaaataaattcatcaaaaaaatcacggTTTGTAAATGTGACAACACTGGGAagccgtttcaaaaataatttatttctattgttgatcaaattctcttgcgatcatgactgttacaCAACGttgtttatcatttatttaaatttttttatttatcaataactttaatacaaagaatttttttttacctttatatgtaagcagttctctaccacacttcattaagttggtgcgccggtttttgagcacccagTACGTTATCCAagtgatataattttttttattcgaaagACTCATTCTTTCTAAATAATTGTTGTAACTTATAAATTGTTAGTATCGGCATCGGTTTTAgagcaaaaaataatttatatcgACGTGTTAAAATTTCAGATGTTTgcccatttattattattggattttcattttttttccattttggcTGTTGTTAGACAACAATAATGTaaatgattattaatttagaccacaaaaagcattttttcacaaaattgtgGATTTATAAAAATCGTTGGATTTCTAGCTATCTATATTCTATTGATGACAAATTACTTGTTCCAAATTTCGTGAAACTCGATTTTCCATTTAGAAGttactaataaaaaacgaaaacaatttaaacaatttttaactttggcACCGTCTAACTTTTAACGGTACAACTTGTTATAGAAGTTGGGTTAAatcgttttattttgatttaga of the Tribolium castaneum strain GA2 chromosome 1, icTriCast1.1, whole genome shotgun sequence genome contains:
- the LOC103314056 gene encoding uncharacterized protein LOC103314056, producing the protein MGSCFGKCLPNSDTSKSLRNFNILQGQRNGVEFSFLVDDSSTRQQSVKRSFFSRLFSKRNDNKQKPVLDLVDGLLNPQLTAYSRLNESQRLPSTGSCTSRDIQLQCLDARALLSRTAASTPVSSLDLEWEHETIPISMIHDPSGSSWTALPEDFSECPSEASPQNTAPALNSDSDWSRVSSANSLEWDNVQNSIQASPPISEIDTDTQMLLSEIERLTSKTLRETGHDLFS